Genomic segment of Dromiciops gliroides isolate mDroGli1 chromosome 3, mDroGli1.pri, whole genome shotgun sequence:
CATTGTTCTTATACAGAGCCACCCACACACTGGTGCCCTTGACATGCACATGGTAAGCAAAGTAATAGACGCCACCAATGGGGCAGGTGAAGATGCCCGTGGCAGGGTTGTAACCACTGTGGCCATTGTACAGTGTCCGGTCAAACTTGACTGGCATCCCCGAAGCAGGGAAAGGTGATGTAAGCACAGCAGTAAAAGCTGGGGCAACGCCGACTGACAGCTCCCCGAGACCAGATTGGGGTTTGGCCCCTCTGCCATTGCCTAGCACTGCCCCCTCAACCCCACCATTGGGCAAGTGCAGCCCTGCGATgcccatctcatccaaccccccGGGGGGCCCAGGTGGACCAGGGGGCCCCGGAGGCCCTGGGGGGCCATTAAGTCCTGGGTTTCCAGGGATGCCAGGGGGCCCTGTGGGTCCAGCTAACCCTGGCtcacccacccttccttccccaggGGGACCCTGGAGGCCTGGCTCCCCTTTCAGACCTGGAAGCCCCTGGGGCCCGATAGGCCCTGATGGGCCCTGAAGCCCAGGAATCCCTGAAGGCCCCCTCAGGCCAGGCTGGCCTGGAAGGCCTACCTCCCCTTTCTGCCCCAGTCCTCCTGCTGCACCTGGTCCCCCAGGAAGCCCAATGATGCCTGGTTCTCCCTTGGGCCCACTTGGCCCTGGAGGTCCCTGTGCCCCAGGTAATCCCCTCTCTCCAACAACCCCAGGCTTACCCACAATGCCACTTGGCCCCTGGTCTCCTCGGATCCCAGGCACCCCTGGAGGCCCACTTGGGCCTGCATCCCCTTTGGGTCCAGGTAGCCCATGCCTCCCTGGTAGTCCCATGGACCCAGGAAGGCCAGGAGGGCCCATGAGGCCCTGAGGTCCAGGTTCACCCGGCTCCCCATCCTCTCCTGGCTCACCTGTGTCACCCAGCCCTCCTGGGACCCCTGCTGGGCCCCTTTCCCCTTTGAGGCCTGGGAGCCCTGGCTTCCCGTAGCCTGTAGGACCTGGCAGGCCAGGAAGGCCCCTGATTCCTGGTTCTCCCTTTGCACCTACAGGCCCCTGGGGCCCAGGCACACCTACTGCCCCAGGTACCCCAATGCCATCTAGTCCTGGGGGCCCCCTTGGGCCCAGGGCCCCTGGTTCCCCAGTTTGTCCTGGTCCCCCAGGGGCCCCAGTGGCTCCCTTGTCTCCTGGGGCACCTGGAAGCCCATCCAGACCAGGTTTGCCCAAGCCCATGGGACCTGGAGGTCCTGGAGGGCCAGGGGGCCCTCCATTGCCTGGGACACCTGGCTGGCCTGGTGTGCCCACCCCATTGTCACCCTTGAGGCCTTTTTCCCCTCGAGGTCCCGGCTCTCCTCTGGGGCCTGGTTCCCCCCTAAAGCCTTGTGGGCCCAGAGCCCCCTGTGGGCCTGGTTTGCCAGTGACAGCAATGCCTGATGGGCCCGGAAGTCCAGGGGGCCCTGGCAGTCCTCGAAGGCCCTGGTCTCCCCGAAGGCCCGGCTCACCCTTGGGGCCCGGCTCACCCTTGCTGCCCACTTTGCCTGGGACACCTGGGACACCTGGCTTACCCATTCTAGAGAAACCTGGGGGGCCAGCAGGGCCTGGCTGACCATGCAGACCTGGCTTGCCTGTCCCTGGCTTTCCAGGGTAACCAGGAGGTCCTGGGGGGCCCCGGGGGCCAGGCTTTCCAGGTGGTCCAGGTTCCCCTTTCAGGTCCATTGGCAGCATTGGTGGTGGCAATTCTGAGGAAAGAAATAGACACACAGGGTGTCACGGTCCAAGGCTTTGGGAATGAGATTGCCCTCAGCACTTCTTCCCTTCCTACCCAGCCCAAGATAAAGAACCACAAGGCTTTGAAGCCAGAAGTTAGGGAGAGAACAGGCTCAACAGGCAGGGAGGGAAGCCTCGGGAAGTTGTAGTGGGTATAGAGAGGGCACATTTCCCTGTGGGAGACTCGGGTCCAGTGGGACCACTGAAGAGGCAATAGGACTGACTCCCACTCTGGTCCTGTTGTTCCACTCCATCAGGGATTATTGCGGGGTAAGGGACCAGAGCAGCTGTAGACACAGTCTCTTTGCTGACCTTTTCCTTCAGACCCCTAACTGGGGCCCTCTGACTAAAGCAGACGTCCTTGGGGGCTGGATATCCCTCAGGGGGAGGGAACTGACCCAGTCCCTCAAGGCTGCTCACTCAGAGCCCAGCCCCAGGCGTATGGGTGTTGGGGTGTATGGGGGTTGGGGTgtatgggggttggggtgggatgTGTGCAGAAATTATAGAAAGTCCTCTCCCCTCGACAGCAGTAGTAGGGAAAGGGGTAAGATGAGAAAGTCCCCGATGACGTCAGAACCTCTGCCCTCTTTGCAGCTAGGGACAGTCACagataggaaggaagaagaaccgaggcccagagaggcagtGACAAATACGAAGCATTTCCCAGACACAATGGAGGGACCTGCAGAGGTCAGGAGAACTAGCAAGCAGCAGGAGCTGTCTGTCTCCTTTGACTGGTGTGTGCCCTGCACACGTATCTTCTGCATGCGCTCCTAGTCCCAGTTACATCGGACCTGAGTCGGGACAGGGCAGAGAACGAAGAAGAGACCGAGGAGAGAAGCGGGAGGGGCGGGGAGAagcgggagggggagggaatcTGCAGACGGAGGTGTTAGGTGATACCAAATGGGGAAAGAAGCAGGGCGGAGGAGGGGCGGAgcgaagggggaaggggaagggccgAAGGAGGGATGGGTCGAGGGGAGCGGTCGAGGGGAGGGCCCAGGGACGGGGCGGTGCTTACCCAGGTATTGGCCCTTGCCTTCCCGGAAGGGGGGCCCGGCAGGTCCTTTCACCATGGGCTGCACGTATTTCACTTGAGCGTAGCCTCCCCCGCCGGCCCCTCCTCCGGCTGCCGCCCACATGCTGGTCACCAGtagccacagcagcagcagcagagaagGGGGCGAGGGCCCCGGTGGCATGGCGGCTCCTGCTCCGTTTGGACTCTGGCTCCGGCTCAAGCTCTGGTTCTAAAGGCGATCCGCTCTGCTGGGAGGGACGGCAGAAGCTCAGCATGGTCACGGGCGCCAGGGAGCTTTACAGGGAGACGACGCTCTGAGGGGTCGCtatgggaaagggggggggggggtccaacAGAGTCACTATTGGGAGATCAGCAGGGTCACTATTCGGGGAAGGTCAGGATCACTACTGGAAGTTGATAGAAGGGTCACCATTGGAGGACAGTCAATATGATCACTATGCTGAGTCGGAATGGGGAGGCTCGAAGAAAGACCTTAAAGAAAGTCAGAGTCGTAGAGAAAAGCAAGCAAAATTTTCCAGAGAGAGGATATTTTCAAACTGTagaccagtgagcttgactttgctacctggcaaaattctaggaaACATATTTAAAGGGATGAATCATAAAAGCCTTCATAGCAGCTCGAATTTATGGACTGTATTTAGGAATGCAAAgcatttaatttgatcctcacaacaaccctttgcagaagaggaaactgatactgacagaggttaagtgcttcctcgagggtcacacaactagtaataataatgctaataattaacatttacataacactgctttacaaatattatttcatttcctaCTCACAAGAACCCTAGGAGGGAGGgactcattttcattttacagataaggaagctgaggcagacagaggttgtgactagCTTAAGGACAAACAGATAAgaatttgaagctggatttgaagtcgggtctttttgagttcaagtcccacacTTTGCTACTGGGGTATAAGACCAGATCTGGGAAATCCGGCTGACAACTGTTTGCCTAGCTTTCAGCAAAGCATGTGACAGAGGTTCCCCTGTTTCTAAGAGAGAGACCTGGGATAGATGATAGGTAAACTGGCAATGAGTCAATATTAGCTTGACAGAGTGCCCCAGGAGTCTGTTCTTGTCTCTATGCAattcaacatttttgttttgtttggttttggtttggtttttttcggggcaatgggggttaagtgacttgcccagggtcacacagctagtaagtgtcaagtgtctgaggccagatttgaactcaggtactcctgaatccagggccggtgcttagccggtgccacttagctgcccctcaattcaacatttttaaatgagTGATTTGAATGAAAGTagagatggcatgcttatcaagtTGGCAAGATGACAGGAAGCTTGGAGGGAATAGTTGACACATTAGATGATAAGAGTCTGGAGTCCCCAGAAAAATCTCAGGCTAGAACaatggactgatttttttttactgagattTGGTAGGGATGATTGCAAAATCCtattcttgattttaaaaaaatagctccATAAAAATAGGATAGGGAAGGTTAGACAACAGTTTGTAGAAAAAGCTGGGGGGGGGTGTTTATTATAGATACAGTGTGAGTAAACAGTCTGATAAGGGAGTCAAAAAATGGAATTGCCCCCTAGCTAGACAGTAGTTAGAGAGGGTCACCAATAGTCAGTTCCCTCCCAATAAGGGAGATTTAGCCTCCAGGAACATCTGCTTTAGTCAAGAGGTCCCCAGTTAGGGGTCTAAGGAAGAAGGTTGAGGGCAATGGAGGTGAAGCTCTTACTATATTTTGCCCTTGTCAACCACATCTGGGGCATTGCATTTATTTCTGGGCATCATATTTTGAGGAAAATATGGAAAACCTAGAGCATGTCCAAAGATAGTAACCAGAATCATAAGACTGGAGTTCATGCTTAATAAAGATTGATAAAGGAACTAGACTAGAATCATTCACCACAcatgcagaaaattgggaaagatggGCATAGTGAATGTTGAAGGGGTGATGGTAAGATGAGTACACTAATGCAGTGTTTATCAAACTTTTGGGGCTCAAAACTACTTAATActcaaaaattattgaggaccccaaagagcttttgttcatTTGGGTTATAGCTATCAATAAGTACTCTATTTGAAAtttaagaataaattttaaagtattaattcaatttaaaatagcaataataaatcCACCAATATGAGCATCTCACATTTTTtatggaaaataattatattttccaaGCCAAAAGCTTTAGTGAGAAGAGaagtattgttttacatatttttgcaaatctctttaatgtctggcttaacaGAAGAGAGAGCCAGATTCTCCTATCTGCTTCTACATCCAATCAGTCATGATATATTGTTTTGGTTCAAGTATATGAAAAATATCCAGCCTCACACAAATATGTGGTTGGCAAAGAAGAGGAATATCTTAATAAgcaaataacatcttagtattatgacaaaaaataattttgacttcaTGAACCACCTGAAAATCTTAGGAATCCCAGAGGATCGTGTTTTGAGAACTGAtgcactaatgcattattggtggagttgttaattggtccaaccattttgcagagtaatttggaattatgctaagaaagtgttTAAAATGCCCATACTCTTTGGCCTAGAGATCTTACTGCTAGGAACATACCCTAAGGTAAtacatgataaaaagaaaggctccaaatatactaaaatatttatagcaatacttcTTTCAAGAAGTACCGCTGAttatggtctatgaatgtaatgcaatattactgGATTGTaagaaatgaatatgatgaattaCAGAGAAGCTGAAGAAGATCTacatgatgcagagtgaagtatgCAGAACTAGGGAAAGAATATACACAGTATCTTCAAGAATGTAAACTGAATGACCACAACAAAATCACTGAAACTTGATGCTgttaaattacaaaaaacaaacaaaaacaaacaaaaaccaacaaaaaaacccctaagcttgtccccaaagaagggaaatgagaagCTACCTCCTCCTGCTTCTTTGTAAAGGTTATGGTTGTGGAACACTCCAtgggtcagattttttttttaaggtgttgcttagttttgctgaactattttttctcctttctctttattcataGGCAACTTAGGAAAGGGACGAAGggctggccttgaagccagaaagacaaGAATTCAAGTGCTGCCTCTGTCCATGCCAGCTGTATGATTCAGAGCAAGCCTCTCAATGCTCCAGGCAATTCTCTGAGATTGGAAGCTGTAGAAATGGTGCCAGCCTCCCTCAGCAGGAGTTTCCTCACATGGGCGCTCCAGATACCAATGAAAGGTCCATTCCCTATCCCTGGAGAAGGAGGGATACATTGGGAAAGCAAGTGAGGTCAAAACAAAAGTGATCAACAacaggttattattattttttaaagtaattgggGATGTTTAGactggaaaaaagaagacaaagtggCAACTTTGTGGAATTTGTTCTCCTTGGTCCCAGAGGATAGCAATGGGTGGGGCAGATTTGGGCTTTCCTAAGACAAAGTTGCCTCATCATTGGAGATCTCCCCAAGAGTCAAAGGTATCTTCAAGAAGGagtgtgctgggggcagctaggtggcgcagtggacaaagcactggccctggattcaggaggacctgagttcaaatccggcttcagacatttcacacttactagctgtgtgaccctgggcaagtcatttaacccccactgccccgccaaaaaaaaaaaaaggcaaaaaagaaaagaaggaatgtgCTCCTGCCTTCTGGGAAGTGTTCCTgtggaggctggatgaccacatgTTCAGCAGTCGTGCAAGGGCTGGGTAAGGCTGGATGGGAGCCATCTTTTAGCTCAGAGATTCGGGGAATCTATGTGAGTCAACTAGATCCTAGCAATCCCATGTGGgctcatgtaactgaatgtgggggttgtgaaacatttggcaacagtaaaaggttatatatacctattttatatacctatgtacctggggtcacataaaaatttctccagtgaaaaggggtcaagagtggaaaaagatTATGAAGCTCTGGACTAGAGAAGGGATCGCAGTACAGAGAGAgatcggagttcaaatcctgcctctgacattacaTGTGTGACTATAGTCAAGTCGCTTAACTAATCTCTCAGCTTCATGTTgttttgaagccaggtcttctgactccacatctTACCAGGCTTCATCTCATTATTTTATAAGAAGCCAAATGGTAGGACTAAGGAGGGGGCGAATGAAGAGATAGAGCTGGAGATAaggaagagctagaaaaaaagaatcttcttgAAGTCTTTCCAGAGTAGGTAGTAGGAACATCCTTCTCCAAGGGGCAGATTGCAAAAAACCAGTCATTTCATTCACATACCTTTCGAACAAGGGCCCTGAAGGGGCCCTGTCCTTAACTGTAGGTGGGCTGCAACAAGGTCTGGAGCACCTCATTCACAATGAGATAGTCCATGTAAAGAGCTTGGCAAATATTAGAGGGCTCCATTGATTTCAGCTGAtgttaatatgtgtgtgtgtgtgtgtgtgtgtgtgtgtgtgtgtgcgcgcagggcaatgagggttaagtgacttacccagggtcacacagctagtaagtgtcaagtgtctgaggctggatttgaactagggtcctcctgaatctagggcaggtgctttatccactgcaccacctagctaccccctatttaAGCTGATGTTATTATAGGGAagggatttagagtcaggaagaggttgcttcaagtcttgcctcttaCACAAGgctttctgaccctgggcaagactctttttttggttttgtttttgtttttttttagtgaggcaattggggttaagtgacttgcccagggtcacacagctagtaagtgttaagtgtctgaggccggatttgaactcaggtcctcctgactcccgggccggtgctctatccactgtgccacctagctgcccccctgggcaAGACTCTTAAACTCTCAATGTCCCAGGTGTGctgaggtggtggtggggggggggctcaTCTACATTGATAGAACCCGTTTTTATCACTGGGAGTTCCATGTCACAATGCAAGCCACAGGCTGATCTGAAACATTATATTGTCCCTTTtagtggggctggatttggagggGAAATTGGAGAGGAGAGTAATCAGAGAATGatggaatgttagaactgggagggaccttagaaattttCTTATCCAGTGAACCTTAATTTttaagaggagaaaactgaggcccaagccACAGGGTCAGTTagcaaaggagaagaaatggaagatttaggaagggaagagtggataattgaagggagggggaggctgAGAGGACTGTGGGGGTAGTGAGAGGAAGGCTTGGGGCCTGAGCCATGACTGTGGCTTGAACCAGGTAAGACAAATACAGGAAGTGCTGATTCAGGGGGTTTGGGAGGAGTCCACTCTGTATTGTGACAGCTGTAAACCcttaaaggagatttttttttcccctttcaccaAATCCCTGTGAAATAGAGTTTCATCCAAGTCAGCGATTCTGCAGTAAAAGCCTGGCTTGAGCCAGAAAACAGCCAGAATTGTCTTGGGCCAGGGCCCTCCCTGCTTTCCTGCCCAAGGAGGGGCCAGAAAGcaggccaagatggtggaatccATCCCTGTCCTTCCTGAGGGGGTCCTGTAGATTGTGAACTTCTCTAGGGCTGGAccgtcttttgcttctctttgtatccctagcacttagcacaatgcctagcacacagtaggtgtttaataaatgcttattgattgactgactggatGGAGGAAATACTGATTCTCATGGCATTTACATGTCCATTCATTTGTCATCTGGTTTTTTAACTGCTCAGGGAGTAGGGCAGGTAGAGTAGATGGGGAAGGGTAAGGTCTTTCCCCTCCAGACATTCTCATGAAGCCACATGATCAATAAGATTGGAGGACTAAATCCAGGCTCAGAACCttgagggacctcagaaaccatcaagaataactttcatttcacagacaaacaaacagattcagagaagggaagaaacttGCCCCAGTCCAAACAGACAGAAActgtcagaaatgggatttaaactcaagccTTCTGATGCTAGATCCTGGGCTTTAGCTGCTATATCATGAACCGTGTCCAATATCAGTCAGCAAGACTTCCAGTCTCTCCCTCATCCCTGCCCCATACTCATTCTTTCTTCAGGACCCAAGATATTAAGGCAGTGTCCAGAAGCAGGGGTGGTCATAGGCTCAGCTAGAAAAAAGACCATGAGACTCCTGCTCTCTGCAAGGATGCTAAGCTCCTGGAATTCACTCCTTCCAAGATATGTTATCCTCTACCTCCTTCAGAACTTAAGCTCCCAAGCACTAACCAAGACAGGGTTCCAGGGCCCCTTCCCTCAGGATAACATAAGGGGGATCAATCCCCACCTTACAATGGAAATGCCCAGAACTTTCCCAGGTTCTGTCTCTGTGCCCCAGCTTCCTAGGCTTCACAGTCTTTCCCATCAGGTCTAGCTTAGAGAAGGAATTGGTTAGGCTTCACCTAGGCCAAGGAATCacaaagagctagaaagagaGCCCAACACAGCTGGAAAGGACAAATACGTCATGCCTCTCACTCTCCCTTACCCCAGCCTTCCTTGGTCACCTGCTCCATTGTCTGCCATGGTTCTCATGTCAGAAAATTCATCTTGCTATCTCACTCACTACCATCCAGGTAGGTTTTTCTAATTTTCTGATCTGACCCAAGGTGGAGGTGGGAGTGGTGGAGGGCACACAGTACTTGGGGTCCTAGATTCTTCCAAAGGAAGCTTTCTTCTCTGCTCACTGCTCAGCATTCCCACATCATTGTGACCCATATTCTCTGCTCCCAGaaacctccctccccccaaccaagGGGCCTCCACTGAAGCACTCCCAGCTGCACTCCAGgtctcccccttttccctcctccccatcatGGCCCCAGATCTCCCAGACCCAAAAGAGTGTGGGGAGCCCGGCTGCCTTCGAGGTGCATAACTCGGTCAGCCCCAGGGCCTGGCCAAACCACAGGTATTTTATGAGACATTTCCTGTTATGAAGATATTTCTGTGGGGATTCTTACTGCTCTGTTCTCTTACTGCCCCCCACCTTCATATTCCCTGCCCCTATtgccttgtctctgtctctgccacaGTCGGTCTATGTCTAgttctatatctgtctgtctcttgggCAACTGTACTAAGCAACTCTCTGGGGCTCAATCAGAGCTCAGGAAAAAACTGACTTTCTAGGCCTTGCCCTATGATTCCTACCCTTTCAGTTGGGGGGAGCTAACAAGGTAGGTATGTGAGGCCGGGAAGGGGGTTGGTGGAATCAGAAGTAGGATCCATGTATCCACAGGCAGTCTAGTCCTTGGCTCCCACTTCTGTAGAAATAAAAATCTAATATTCAGAGCAAGGGAGGTAATAGTCCTTTGCCCTGGACAGAGGACATCTGCAGGATTGTGGGCATCTCTGGAGCCACAATTTAGAAGGAACAATGACAAACTGGAGTATGTCCAGGATGGTGAGAGAATTTAAAACAACCACGTCCTTATGAggaaaaattgaaggaaatgagaatatTTGATTTGGAGAAGAGATGCTTTAAGAGAGACATAATTGACTTCAAGTATATACAGGTTTGCAATGTGGAAGAGGTGTATTGATcttgttctgtttgaccccagagggcagagctaggaGAAGTGGGGTGCAGTGTTAAAGaagctaatttcatttttatataaggAAGAATGTTCTAACAATAAATTGCTTGGGAAAAGACTGCCTCTGACAAGAACTAATGGGAAAAAGTGGAAAGTAGCTTGGCAAAAAATAGCTTCATACAAACATCACATAGATTCCAAAATGATATTCAACTTAAATGTAAATGgtcacattattttaaaaatctaataaagtAGATGAGGGTACCTTTTTCAACTATGGCTACAGGAAGAATTTTAACTGGGGTCACTAAAGTTAACATAAGCAGTGTCAATGATCTGAATTTGTTTTCCAAAACAAACTTTCACATGAACAAAATCAGCATATatagaataagaaggaaaaatgttGATGACTGGTAAAAATCTTTATATTATACAAAGTCTGGTATCTAAGATATGTAGGTAATTAATATCAATATATAAAGACTAAGAACTATTCTCCAATGCATAAGTggtcaaaatatattaataaacagATCTTTAAAAGCACTGCATACATTAATAATCATTTGACTGACTGCTCTAAACTGGTAGtaagagaatgaaaaataaaacactgaGTTTTCGCCTTATAACCAACAAACTGTCAAAGATGACATTAGTCAGTGTTAGAGAGGCTGTGAGAAAGCAGGCACATAatacactttcttttcttttctttttttttttttgcagggcaatgggggttaagtgacttgcccagggtcacacagctagtaagtgttaagtgtctgaggccggatttgaactcaggtactcctgaatccagggccagtgctttatccactgcgccatctagctgtcccccataatatactttccttttttttttttttttttttagtgaggcaattggggttaagtgacttgcccagggtcacacagctagtaagtgttaagtgtctgaggctggatttgaactcaggtactcctgaatccagtgccggtgctctatccactgcgccacctagctgccccttaagatttcttttttttttttttttggcagggcaatggggcataagtgacttgcccaaggtcacacagctagtaagtgccaagtgtctgaggcaaaatttgaactcaggaactcctgaatccagtgccggtgctttatccactgcaccacctagccaccccccataaTATACTTTCAATaaagttgggttgttttttttgtgaggcaattgtggttaagtgacttgcccagggtcacacagctagtaagtgttaagtgtctgaggccagatttgaactcaggtcctcctgactctagggccggtgctctatccactgtgccatctagctgcctcccataatacactttgttttgtttgtttgttttgggtggggcaaggtaatgaaggttgagtgacttgtctagggccgc
This window contains:
- the COL8A2 gene encoding collagen alpha-2(VIII) chain translates to MPPGPSPPSLLLLLWLLVTSMWAAAGGGAGGGGYAQVKYVQPMVKGPAGPPFREGKGQYLELPPPMLPMDLKGEPGPPGKPGPRGPPGPPGYPGKPGTGKPGLHGQPGPAGPPGFSRMGKPGVPGVPGKVGSKGEPGPKGEPGLRGDQGLRGLPGPPGLPGPSGIAVTGKPGPQGALGPQGFRGEPGPRGEPGPRGEKGLKGDNGVGTPGQPGVPGNGGPPGPPGPPGPMGLGKPGLDGLPGAPGDKGATGAPGGPGQTGEPGALGPRGPPGLDGIGVPGAVGVPGPQGPVGAKGEPGIRGLPGLPGPTGYGKPGLPGLKGERGPAGVPGGLGDTGEPGEDGEPGEPGPQGLMGPPGLPGSMGLPGRHGLPGPKGDAGPSGPPGVPGIRGDQGPSGIVGKPGVVGERGLPGAQGPPGPSGPKGEPGIIGLPGGPGAAGGLGQKGEVGLPGQPGLRGPSGIPGLQGPSGPIGPQGLPGLKGEPGLQGPPGEGRVGEPGLAGPTGPPGIPGNPGLNGPPGPPGPPGPPGPPGGLDEMGIAGLHLPNGGVEGAVLGNGRGAKPQSGLGELSVGVAPAFTAVLTSPFPASGMPVKFDRTLYNGHSGYNPATGIFTCPIGGVYYFAYHVHVKGTSVWVALYKNNVPATYTYDEYKKGYLDQASGGAVLELRANDQVWVQMPSDQANGLYSTEYIHSSFSGFLLCPT